ACAGAAATAGGAAAAAAGTTCAAGTGTTCCGATGTGGTATTTGGGCCTCCGGGTAAAACAAAGCAAGCGAAACAAGAATACATATACTTTCCGCACTCCTTTTGGCGAGAGGATCAACTTTTTGGGCGCACTCGATATATTGCGGGAGATGGCCGACCAAAGTATGTATAGCCAAAGCTTGATGGATGGAACATCTCATACATCCCATGAGGAGTTCGTGTCAAATGATGAGCTTTTCCCACGTCGTCTAGCTGGATAGAAAGAAGGGTAGGGATGGACAGCGAGCTGACCAGAGCCTATTTCTTAGAATTGTATCTGAACTGAACCTTTTCTTTTAATACTAGTTCAAGTGCGCACACTGCAGCCTTAACGGCTGCAGGCATGGAGGAACAATAGCTTTTCCCTGCCTGGTCGATCGGAGTATTGGAAAGAAACAGCAAGAACCATATCTAGTTGTTGTCTGAAATCAAGGCTGCATGCCTACCAAGCAAACTCTAGGTTTTTACTACTGACGGTTGGTCACAGTGGGTGATGAGGAAATTGCAGAGACATGGCCATCGAACACAATTAATTCTGATGTCTCCGACAGAGAGGGTGTTTTGTGCGAGAACCATTTTCTGACCTGAAGTTATTTCATAGTGTACAACTTATACACAGCACTAGAGCAGAGGCCTGTGGTATGACATCACGATCATTGTAGCAAACCTTTGCTGGTGCACTGTTTTGTAGTGGATTTTCGGCGTTGTACCCTCGTGTGATTTCCCCGTACATATGTTGTCCCCTTTTGAATATATGACTCTGATCTCCCCTCACTCCATTGCTCAATCTAGCTTTGTGAGAGATGCTGTGCCAGCCTGAATATCCATTGTCCCTAATTAAGGTCCTCTCTAGGAAGGCTCCCGGCGGCTTCATCTCCCTGCTACAGTATTGTGAAAAGACAGAGCTAATCAGGCAAAAAATATTGGCTTCTCAGCCACCATGTTACCATGGTTAATTTTGGGGAAGAGAGGAAAAAGAGCTTCCAACTACAATGGTATGAACAATGCTGGCTTGGGCGGAGCCGGAGCTTTCTTTTTATAGTTTTGGGGTCCTTTTCTATTAACGGTTTAAATTGAATGAACCCTCTCCCTAAAATAAGTTTGGATATAGTGGCAAAAACAATGCTAGTGCATTCATACTTGAATAAATTTAGTGGAAGGGTTTATATTGTGAAATATTAGTTAAATAAATACATATATATTCATGATTGCGAATTTCATTTGATTGTGGATACTGACAATGTTTCCCGGCCCCATCTTTGGAATTCATGTCtacttcttcctttcttttcaaaTTTACATTGCATGTTGTGGCCCTTTTTCCTCTATCTTATAATTGTTTGCAAATCAGTGGTTCCGTAACAGAGTGCATGCGCTATTAATTTGGAGCAGGAGCCAAACAGCTTACACGGTTACTCGTGCTCCCATGGCAATTAACCGCAGATAATCATGCATGGGCAACTAGAGCATTAGGCTTCGATGCTGAAATGCTTAAAAATCCTAAAATTGAATTATTTGTGGGACAGAGGAAATATGTGTTTTGTCTTCTTGTGTTCCGATGTTTTTTTTTAGAGATTTTTTCATCTTTTTGGAACAAAGTACGTGTAGATTCACAGCCACCCAATGAAAGGTGTTACCTTGGCCCATAGACGTTGAACGGAAGAGGCTTCAAATGCGGTTCTTATAGCCCTATGGGACATGTGGTGTTGAcaggggcggagccaggatCCCCTCAAAGGGCGTGCTCACACTCTTAAACTTAAGCTAGGCTCATGTTTTATGTGCAAAAATTGAAGATTAAAGACTAATAATACATGAATGTGCATGGCCTGCAGGgggtgctgcagcaccaccAGCACCCCCTTCAGATCCGCCCCTGGGTGTTGATGTAAGGATAGGGGCAACTCGATGATACTCATCTTTAATTTTGTTATGGTTGGTCCACAAATGGTGATAGCAGGTTCtttaggtggtggtggtgccatcGTCGACCATGAAGATGAAGTGCTTGCAGGACTTTTATgcatcttttatttatttttatatatacatTGGTCGCTTTTGTAAAGATGGTTGtacttttgttttccttttgccGATGAAGGCTAGATATCCCTTTAAAAAAGATATACAGTGCATTGTGGCTGGTAATGGTCCACCTCTTACGTTTATTTTCGTCCAAATGTTGTAGGAAGACAAGTACTTTGTGTCACCCCGTATTCACATAACAACATCACAAAACTAAACCATAACTATTCATAAATATAAAGTTAATCAAGTCATTTAACATGACCTGATTCCTTCACGTATGTGTTACTGTTTATACATTTTGTGACGGGTAGTAATTCGTACTTTCTCCGTTTCAAAGTGTAAGGATTTTAGCTTTTTCTAAATATCTTTTtctatgcatatagatatatgTTATGTCTAGTAAAATTTATGTATCAAAACTCTTATAATTTGAACTGGACGGAGTAATAATAAATCTCTCCCCACATCTCAAGTTCAATTTGATATACGTGGCGTGTGTAGGGCACTAGCACTGGGGCAGGGTGGGAGAGGGAAACTTGGGGTTGGGGCATGCAAACTGGCTGTTTGAAGGGTCACCTCACAGGAACAATCCATCCATCTATCTATCCGTCAATCAATCTAGTATCACCTGTGGAGATAGCTGGCTATAGCTCAGCTCCTGAGATGAGCAGGCGAGCAGGTGGCCGAGTGTGAATGGACTGTGGATAGGCCGGCCGGGCATATGGCCTTGCCCAGGATAGGAGACAGCCCAGCAACGTGACTTAGACTCCACCCTTCCCGATCCTGCACTGTCCTTTTCTCCGCCTCCGATGTCTTCCCATCCCCCTTCTGTCCATGtcgccatctctctctctctctctctctctctctctctctctctctctctctctctctctctctctagcctCTACCAGCCACCTGCGTACGTATACTTCATTTCATGCAGGTCAGCCATATAATAGACCTAACTGATGACAATACCTCGTCGCAGTACTAGTACCGTGCTACAACCTTGTCTAATCACCATCCAGCTTATTAATCCAGGCTTTGTCGCGGAAAAGTTGGGCAGAAACGTTCACATCCCCAACATGCATGCCAACATCGACGACGATCACCTCGAAACTGCCTAGGATTAGATTATCTCTCACATCCGATCCGGACGGAGGATCGATGAGTGCACATACAGCACAGTCATGGATTAATCACTGAATAATGAACCTACTACGCTATGCTAGTCTGAACTGAAAAGGGGCCTGAACTTTCCCTAATCGCCCCCACATGCCTGCAGGCAGCGTCGTCGTCAAACCTTTCTGCACAATGCGTGTTCCATGATCGATCGATCTGGATCACAGTACCGTCTCGCGATGCGTGCGCTTCATGATCGTTCTCTGGGAGAGATCGAGGATCCTTCTCGGCAGATGCCTCGAAACTGCgacgatgcatgcatgcaggcatGTCGAAATGCGCACGGGTGCACGCGTGGTTTACCTGGCTGCAGGATTGTCGTAGTAGCACGCAGTACCAACCTACCAACACGTATCCCTTTCTTAAATTCTCTCTGCGCCGGGCCTTGCgtacgtgcgcgcgcgcgcgtgtttAGATTAGTGGCGACTTGGgttaataataatataataatacTAATACTAATACTAATACTCTATTAAGAACATCTGGGAGACCAGGAGAAGCAGGGGAGGAATAAAAGAGCGACGCGCTGTCCCCCCCACGCCCTAACAGCGCAGGAACAGCCCTGTCTCCCCTGATCAGGTTCACGAGGCACTTTTCAGCTCCGCCATTTGCattgtctctctctctctctctctctacctcgTCGTATCAGGCACCTAACCAGCTGCTATTGTTAGCCCTAACCCCAGGTCCCCAACAACAAGCTTcatttcttaaaaaaaactaaatccTGTGTTAAGTTCAAACGAGCCCTGATTAATTGCGTCATGTGTTAATGGCAGTAGTACTGAATCTGATCGCACGCATGCTGCAGGTGCGCACTGTGCTCCGACGGACAGGAGATGGATCGAAACGCATGGAGCACGTAGGAGTACACGGCGAtggcgcacgcacgcacgtacgGTAAGGTTCCACCGGCGTAGTAGGCTGCCGCGATGGCCCCCGCCACCGGCCGGCATGGGAGGGGAGGCAGATGAGCTCGAGTAAATGCCCgtctcggcaaagagggtggtaGTACAGCGTACTGGCTGTACTGGAACAGTGACAGCCCAGTAgccgcagcagccagcagctcAAGTCGTCCTCGATCGAGGGGGCACTGCATCTGCGTCTGCGTCTGCATCTGCGAGCGAGACCGACGGCAGGGAGCGGAGGAAGCCGGAGTAAATGTCGCCACTTACCACCCCCGCCTGTCTCCCTCAGGCTGGAGGTGAGGTCGCGTGATGGTGATGAGCTGATGATCCATCGATCCATGGCTGGTGCGGCCTGGTGGCAGATCATCGCGCGCGCAGGTCGTCGCAGCTGTAGCGACAAGCAAGCAAGCTGCGAATTAATGGCGAGCGGCAGCAGGGCGCAGGTCGAGAGGGGGTTCTCGAGTGTGACCAGGCCGAGGGAGAAAAGCTGACAGGAACCAGCCCGGAGTGGCGTGAGAGGAAGGGAGCTGTGCAGGGCACTGCTACTGCTCCGGCCGGCTGCTGCTTCCCCTCTCCAGATCGCATCGCGGATTTGGGGCTGGCGCAGCATATGGGATAACTAATTGCATGCACTTCTTGGAGAAGCGTCGTCTCGTCTCAGGAGGACCACGCCATCATGGTcctccggcggccggccgggctgcTGCCCTCTCGTCTGCTGAATAAATGCATGCGCTTCTTATTAACGCTCATCGCAGATTCACAGGACAGGCAAACTGTAGGCAAACAGTTTGGAGTGTCGCGAGAATTGTTCGTCCGGCGTTAGTGTAtttgcagcagccagcagtaatcttcagattttttttctttcgatcTTCAGGTTATTTTGTCGTTGGATTGTTTGAACTTTGAGAAGAAGCCGGCTGCTGCCTTTTAGGCCCTTTCGGCCTGTAGCGGAGAATTTATCGCTGTACTGGACTGGATCGGCCCATGATGTTATTGAATGGGAAAATTTGTAGCCCAGTAGCGCGACCGGTGGTACTAGGCCAGCAATTGGACCACCGGCTATAGATGGGCCCATTTCTGTTGCAAGGAAGCGCAGCAGCTGCTTCCACAGCCCACGAAGAGAGTGAGGGGAGATTATTTTCACTGCATCGTTCAGACTTAGACTCTGAGGGTGCGTTTGGATAGGAGACAATGTAGGACGGGACGGTCCTGTTTCAGTTTtctgggatgggatgatcccatttcatgtttggttgaatgggatgggttcgtcctaattttttgtttggttggagagattgcaaCAGACGGGATgagcaccgttttctccttCCGTTAGACACCGTTTGTGGGCTCCACTCGTCATACTAAcaatgtcttcttcctcctccctgcgcCACGCTGGCCTCCCTGCTCCACCCACGGCGCCATCCCTGCTCGCCTCCGCTGCCCCTGGGTCACGCCCGCGTCCGCCCCCTGATCCACCCTGCTCGCCCCCCGATccaccccgtcgccgcccctggCACGCTTGCGCCACCCCTGCTCCACCCCGTCGCCTCCCGATCCTCCCAGGCGCGCCCTCCTCCGGCCATATCTGCCCCGGCCGCCCCGGCCACACCCGCGTTCGCCCCGGCCGCCCCGGCCACACCCGCGTTCGCCTCGGCCGCGCCCCTGTCCGCCCCGGCCgcacccgcctccgcccgcgtccgccccggccgcgcccgcctccgcccgcgcccgcctccgctcGTGGGAGCTCCGGCCGCAGGAGCTCTGGCCGCACCCGCCTTCGCCCGCCGGATGTCCAGCCGCGGCCCCATTCGCGGGAGCTCTGGCCGCGGCCGCATCTTGCCGCGCCCGCCCTGGCCGCGGGAGCTCTGACCGCGCCCGCGAAGAAACGGTGTTGACGGAGACGAAGTGggacgcccccgtccgctcgttttggaggGACGGGGGTATCCGCATATAGAGAGAATATTCTCTtctagggatgtccccgtcccacctatcctccaaccaaacgcgggacgaagtgggacgagacgatcccacttcgtccttgGAACCAAACGCATCCTGAAACTCGCAAGCACCTTAGCAGAGGAAGAGCGAAGAATGCAGAGTAATATACATGTCCAAAATAATTCCATCCTATACAAAACTGATTATTAATTATATATTACACCGCAAAATTACATTGTTCTGCTCAATTACTTGCTACCTCGATCTCCCGTAGACGCACGCACTTACCGCTGGAGACGCAGTTAGCTCTCGgttgccggcggcggggcgccgggCTGGATGGTCCTGAAGGACTCGTGCAGCCGCCGGAGCACGGCCTCGTCGCGGCCCCACTCGGCGTTGGGCGCGGTGACGAAGTGCGCGTACAGCTTGTTCCGCGCGCACGTCACGGAGATGAGGCTGtgcgcgccggcccccgccacctCGTACTCGTAGTACACCtgcccgtcgccgtcggcgcgcTCCGCCGAGCGCACGTCGTCGGCGGTCGCGATCTGGTCCTGCAGCCCGACGTCGGAGAGCGCCAGGTTGTTGAGCACGGCGTTGAGCGGCGCCAGCGCGCGGATCCCGGACAGGAACGTCAGGTACTCCTTCTCCGACCGCTTCCGCGGGTTGAAGAACTCGCTGTCCGTGCCGTTGGTGCCCTTCTCCACCTTGGACACCAGCCGCTCCTTCCACCCCTCGGGCACGTCGTACACGTACTCCGCCGTGTCCTTCTTGCTCGCGTTCCCGCCGTACCCGCCGTAgttcgccgcgctcgccgccgtcccgtaGTACACCTTGAACTCGGGGTCGGCgcgggacggcgccggcgccggagacaGCAGCAGGAgacccgccgcggccgccgcgaccAGCGTGGTGGCGAGGGGCGGCTGCTTGCTGGGCGGCAGCCgcagcgcctgctgctgctgctgcgacgaGGCGATGGAGGTGGGCGCGGTGGTCAGGGGAGGGGACGGCGCGCGCGAGAGGAGGGACGGCGGAAACATGGTCAcggtggcggccgtggacaGTGACGCGCTGCGGTGGCGGTGCGGCGAGGTGGTTGGCGCGCGTTGGGTGTGTGGTTTTCTGTTGGGGACGAGAGGATAGAAGGGATCACGTGGGCCCGCGGCTTATCCGGTGGGACGACATGGCACTGACACTGATGAATCGCGAGAGCAGAAAGATGTAGAGGCCTCGGTGACTTGGGCGGAATCCTACATTGCGGCCCAGTACTAACCCTTTTGCATTTTGGCCTTGGTTGCTTCCAGGTCCTTTATCGGATCGGATAAggcccatcttttttttttgcaaacccATCATGTTTGTATCGGATAAGGCCCATTATGTTTGTACTGGATCCAATTTTTAACTGGGCCTTATATAAGACAGCCCATAAGAATCATATTAACGGCAGATGAACCACATTTCAGTTTTCTTTTTGAATGCATCTGAGTTTTCTGATTTCTGATGAATTTATATATTACATAATCAAAAGGCAACATCAATTAACGGCGCGTAAATCTGAACTTTTTTCGTCAGTGGTAGAAACGGAACCGGTGGCTACACACGGCCAGATCAGCGACGCACATCAAACTGCGCTCCATTTCGTGGCCGAACCACCACACCACCCGTCCGTCCGACCTGGCGATCCCACGCAAAAGCCCAAACAAAAACCCAATAAAATCTCACCTCGCCTCCGCGCAGTCCAGCCAGCCCCCGTCGCCCACCACCCCAATCTCcacgcgtcgccgccgcctgccggcgAGTCTATCCccctccgccacgccgccgAAGCTTCCCGACCCCGCAGCGGTTCGGATAAGGCAGGCGGTCGCCGCCAACACGCCCTCCTCCCGTTCCCCCACCCCTCCCCGGCCCCGGAACCGCTTCGGGCTGGATCTAGGGTTGCGTGGGGAGGACTTCTGGAAGCCCCCGCCGCGATGGACGCGGCGGACGGTGGCGCCAgcttcaccgccgccggcgaggagctcctccgGGGCCGCGTACGGGAGAAGCTGCGCGAGTTGATGATGAGCGAGCCCGACACTTCCCTCCTGGTACGATGCCGCCGCTTGCCGACTCTATTTCTACTGTGTCACCCCGACTCGCTACCTTCGCGTTTTAGTGGTTGATTTCGGTTGTTTGTGAGCTCTAGATTGTGGTGGAACTTAGCTAAAAGCGTATTGCGGACTGGCTACAATTCTAGATAACTTGTGCAAATTAAGCGACTGTGCCCGTGTACAACACCTATTGCTGCAATCACTAGCGTAATGTGGTTAGATCTCATTTGCTTGTATGTGATGGCTGGAGTTTTTGTTTGTTTAGGCTGAGTGCTGTCTTTTTCCCCCCTTCAATTTGGTGTGCCCCACTCTATATGTTTAGTTGCTTCGACGAACTCAGCTAGTGCAATGGATTGGTGGACTACATGCACTAAAACTGTTGAGCTATCATGTTCATGTGCAAAATACACGTATGAGGCCTCTTCTTAACTGAGAAGACCCTCTGTTCTTAGGGGAGTGATTGAAAATCAGGATGAGATGCTAGGAATTGTTTGTTCAGTGCCGGGTACCTATAGCTATACTTGGACAGGCTAATTTGTTTGTGAATTAGTTCTGCCTCAGGTGAATGTATATATCATTACAAATCAGAATAACTGAATTTGGTGTTAATCCAGTGCAGTGCTGTTGCATGTTGCCTATGGTGTTTTTGATGCAATTGAGAATGCAATAGTAGAATAGACCATAAGGATGAATGAGTTTCCTATCCTTCCATGTTGGCATATGTTATGAGTCTTTACTACCTTTTTCCATTCATCACGATTTGTACTATTTATCTACATTGAGCCCTAAACTTGTACAGTAGTAGTCAAGATGTCAGCATATGTTATGAGTCTTTACTACCTTTTTCCATTCATCACGATTTGTACTATTTATCTACATTTAGCCCTAAACTTGTACCAGTAGTAGTCAAGCGTGCCCAAAAAACAGATCAGTATGCACTCTGGcagagaaaagggaaaagaacaTATGAAATAATCTGCACGGTCATTGCTTTGCTTACGTATTCACTTCCTCCGATTGGAAATAGATATAATTTTTCCCTTTCCCAACTTTTTTCTCAAAATACATGTCATCCTATAACTTCTAGGCATTTTTTCCTGTTTTATTCCTTCCTTGCTCTTAACAAATTTTATCACTCTCGAAAATAAATGACACCAGTTCCAATGTAGCAACAAGATCATTTTACCATCTTTATTAATCTTTGTGCACAACTAAACGACATGTATTTCGAATAGGAGGGTGTAGTACTATTGATTGCCGTGTATTCACTTTTTGCAACCATCATTCTCTTATCCTATTTTTCATTTTCATTGTATTACGTTGGAGTATTTCGAGAAAAAGCAATAAGTGGACCTCTGTTGCTGTATTAAGTGCAGGATTATGTTATGGTCTTGCTCAAGAATCGAAGATGTAAGGAAAAGGCCATAAAGGAGCTCCATGTGTTTCTAGGGGATGACAGTGAAGCATTCGTTTCCTGGTTAGTACTCATAGCATATGTTTCAATTTTTGTATTATTTGTTTATCAACTGTCTGAACCATCCCTAATATATTTAACATGCAAATATTTCTTATTGTAATTGGTAATTCACTTATAAGGATGCTATAAATAATTGGGAAAGGTGGTCATGGGTCACCCCACTTTTAGGGTAGATAGACAAGTGGCATTGTATGTGTCACATACTCACACGGTTCACTGTTTGATATTCAGACAAATATGTTCATATTAAACAATAATGAAATAAGGTTCTGATGCATTTTCCTGTATATGGAGTGGAACTAGAACTAACTCTGGTAGCAGCAGAAAGCACATTAGATATTCTATGATATCGATATATTTGTAATATAAAAGGGCCTAGTGAGCATTGAATATCCTTTGGAGTCCGAATTATGTGTTGCAAATCGTCTAGTGTCCAAAAGTTAGGCCACACAGGGCTCCTTACATAGCCTTAAAGTTTACCTGCACCTTGGTACCTTTGCCTCGTAGACACCCTTCGTTTAGATCAACGCTTATAAGCATAACCGTTATTCAAAACACTGAAGATCACCCCcccaccccaaaaaaaaaaaacaaaaacaaacaaaaaccaTTTTCATTTGAATCCATGCAGTCAATATTCTTAATGAAGCTATAAAATATATTCATTGAAGTTGCATTCTTGAGACCCTATGTAAGTTTTTAACATCGAATGGAAACAAGAATGGTGGAGCAGTTTTTACTTTTGAGATCGGATACAATTGTATACACTGGGAAATGTGTACCCTTGTCATCCTTTTCCCGAGCAAAGCAGTCAACAGTAATGCATACCCTCCCGAGTTGATTCGACATCATAAAGGCTTTCATACACATcataaagagaaaaaaaatggtggCTTTCATATCATATTATCATGCAAAATGAATATTCTACTGTATTGTTGCGTTTGTAGGTTGTGGGAGCATCTTTCTTTACATTTGCACCTTTATGTGCAAGCACAAGAACAAAATCAGCAGCTTAAGGATGATGAGGCCCCCAAAGAAGTATCTGAGGCCCCCAAAGAAGTAGCTGGAAGACCAAAATCATCAGATGCGCTCCCAGAAAGCAAAGGTCAAACTCATTCTGTGCACACAACTGAATCAAGTACAGCCACTAGGGGACGAAATAAGAGGGAATGGAAAGGAATTGGTCGGGACGGTAATGAAAATTTTCCACTTCGAAGTGTACTAACTGATATTCTTCACGGAGAGGAGAAAAGAACACAAAAATCCAATGAAATACGACACCCTCTATCAAAACAACAGAATGGCAGGAAGCGCGAAAGGGATGATGAGCCGCAGCAAACAAAGGTGTGATGCATACCTATGATCTAGGTCTCAATTGCAAACTAATCTAATAGAATGTCTTATTCTGTTGACCAAGCTGATGGCTAGTCAGCAACATTGTGCTTTCATATATTCTATTTTTACTTCAGCAATATCTGTGTTCTGTTCTTTTATGGTGTGCCTTTTGCTCACAGATTTTCTATCCGTTGTAGCTAAATGTTAAACTATACCTCTAGATTGGATCTACCAAGATGCTGTTAGCTCTGAATTAGTTGCAAGAATGTGGTGGAAAACTATA
The genomic region above belongs to Setaria italica strain Yugu1 chromosome VI, Setaria_italica_v2.0, whole genome shotgun sequence and contains:
- the LOC101771539 gene encoding thylakoid lumenal 19 kDa protein, chloroplastic gives rise to the protein MFPPSLLSRAPSPPLTTAPTSIASSQQQQQALRLPPSKQPPLATTLVAAAAAGLLLLSPAPAPSRADPEFKVYYGTAASAANYGGYGGNASKKDTAEYVYDVPEGWKERLVSKVEKGTNGTDSEFFNPRKRSEKEYLTFLSGIRALAPLNAVLNNLALSDVGLQDQIATADDVRSAERADGDGQVYYEYEVAGAGAHSLISVTCARNKLYAHFVTAPNAEWGRDEAVLRRLHESFRTIQPGAPPPATES